A stretch of the Corythoichthys intestinalis isolate RoL2023-P3 chromosome 22, ASM3026506v1, whole genome shotgun sequence genome encodes the following:
- the thrb gene encoding thyroid hormone receptor beta isoform X2: protein MDKDELCIVCGDKATGYHYRCITCEGCKGFFRRTIQKNLCQTYICKYERNCAIDKVNRNQCQDCRFKKCIAVGMATDLVLDETKRLAKRKLIEENRERRRKEERQKTVLDQLEPTQEEWDLIHMITEAHIATNAQENRWKQKRKFLVEETMLLNEITCNLFNNSDQRAVGMKETKPVNTAGVNQVDLEAFSRFTQIITPAITRVVDFAKKLPMFCELPCEDQIILLKGCCMEVMSLRAAIRYDPDSETLTLNGEMAVTRGQLKNGGLGVVSDAIFDLGVSLSSFNLDDSEVALLQAVILLSSDRPGLSSVDQIERCQEEFLLAFEHYINYRKHKVAHFWPKLLMKVTDLRMIGACHASRFLHMKVECPTELFPPLFLEVFQD from the exons ATGGACAAAGATGAGCTTTGCATTGTGTGTGGTGACAAAGCTACAGGCTACCATTATCGCTGTATTACCTGTGAAGGCTGTAAG GGCTTCTTCAGACGAACAATTCAGAAAAATCTTTGCCAAACTTACATTTGTAAGTATGAAAGAAATTGTGCCATAGACAAGGTGAATAGAAACCAGTGCCAGGATTGTCGCTTCAAGAAGTGTATTGCTGTCGGAATGGCCACAGACT TGGTGTTGGATGAGACCAAGAGGCTTGCCAAGCGAAAACTGATTGAGGAAAACCGGGAGCGTCGCCGCAAAGAGGAACGACAGAAAACAGTATTGGATCAACTTGAGCCGACCCAGGAGGAGTGGGACCTAATTCACATGATTACCGAGGCCCATATAGCAACAAATGCCCAGGAAAATCGCTGGAAGCAGAAGCGGAAATTCCTG GTTGAGGAAACAATGCTTCTTAATGAAATAACCTGCAATTTATTCAATAACtctgaccagagggcagtggggATGAAGGAAACTAAG cCTGTAAATACAGCAGGAGTCAATCAAGTGGATTTAGAGGCATTCAGCCGTTTTACACAAATTATCACCCCTGCAATAACACGAGTGGTGGACTTTGCCAAAAAGTTACCAATGTTTTGTGAG CTGCCATGTGAAGACCAGATCATCTTGCTGAAAGGCTGCTGTATGGAAGTCATGTCACTGAGAGCTGCTATCCGTTATGATCCCGACAGTGAGACACTCACGCTAAATGGAGAGATGGCAGTCACCAGAGGTCAACTCAAAAACGGTGGCCTCGGAGTAGTGTCGGATGCCATTTTTGACCTCGGTGTCTCATTGTCCTCCTTTAATTTGGATGACTCTGAGGTGGCTCTTTTACAGGCAGTTATCCTTCTTTCATCTG ATCGTCCAGGACTGAGTAGCGTGGATCAGATCGAACGTTGCCAAGAGGAATTCCTGCTGGCTTTTGAACACTACATCAACTACCGCAAACATAAAGTAGCTCATTTCTGGCCAAAGTTGCTCATGAAGGTGACGGACCTGCGGATGATCGGCGCCTGCCATGCAAGCAGATTCCTACACATGAAAGTGGAGTGCCCAACTGAGTTATTTCCGCCTCTGTTCTTGGAGGTTTTTCAGgactga